A window of the Lysinibacillus irui genome harbors these coding sequences:
- a CDS encoding AIM24 family protein — MGKFSLDEFINKTQQDDNENDYFELETERVLEVNLNGEVWSKMGAMISYTGDIKFERERVLEHGLGKMFKKALTGEGTQLMKASGKGRLYLADQGKKVTVFDLKNDSICVNGNDLLAFEPSINWDIRLMRKMAGIMSGGLFNVTLQGTGKVAITTHFEPLTLLVKPGETVYTDPHATVAWSGSLTPEFKTDISFRTFIGRGSGESIQMAFSGEGFVIIQPFEEVYMSSES, encoded by the coding sequence ATGGGGAAATTTTCTTTAGATGAATTTATTAATAAAACACAACAGGATGACAATGAAAATGATTATTTCGAATTGGAAACGGAACGTGTATTAGAGGTTAATTTAAACGGAGAAGTATGGTCGAAAATGGGCGCCATGATCTCCTATACTGGAGACATTAAATTTGAACGTGAGCGTGTTTTAGAGCATGGGCTTGGCAAGATGTTTAAAAAGGCGTTAACAGGTGAAGGAACGCAATTAATGAAAGCTAGCGGAAAGGGCAGATTATACTTAGCGGACCAAGGAAAGAAAGTAACGGTCTTTGATTTGAAAAACGACAGTATTTGTGTAAATGGGAATGATTTACTGGCCTTTGAACCTAGCATCAACTGGGATATCCGTTTAATGCGTAAAATGGCTGGCATCATGTCAGGCGGTTTATTTAATGTAACATTACAAGGTACAGGAAAAGTAGCGATTACAACACATTTTGAACCATTGACGTTATTAGTGAAACCAGGTGAAACTGTCTATACTGATCCACATGCTACTGTTGCTTGGTCAGGCAGTCTAACACCTGAATTTAAAACGGATATCAGCTTCCGTACCTTTATCGGTCGTGGTAGTGGTGAATCTATCCAGATGGCGTTTTCAGGTGAGGGCTTTGTTATTATCCAGCCGTTTGAAGAAGTTTATATGTCTAGTGAAAGCTAA
- a CDS encoding putative polysaccharide biosynthesis protein, giving the protein MSNLMKGTAILTMGMFLSKVLGLIYIFPFYAIVGEKNIALYQYAYIPYSIMLAIAISGAPIAVSKFVSKYNAMGDYQSGRKLMKSGILIMMVTGFAAFIALFLLATPIAGLVIKSEEQVFTVEQIASVIRWVSFALIVVPFMSLWRGFFQGYDKMEPTAVSQLVEQIVRIVVLLGGSFLVVIVFKGKPETAISFAVFAAFIGAIGGLGVLYYYWKKYQPEFNLLRSQSVTSTQLPMSNIYKEVITYSIPMVFVGVANPLFQLVDMLTFNGAMTSIGLAEVTDTYLSMINFMTHKVVIIPVMLATGFSMALVPTITKYYTQGEYLSLRHAMDKTYQILIFITLPAVVGISLLANEIYFMLYSESEMGATILAHYAPVAILFALFQVTAALLQGIDFQKWIVFSLLSGIFVKLALNIPLIRWLEADGAIVATAIGYSVSIIINILVLRKTLNYRSEMVVRRVMLIALLTMAMAISVLIVHKLLELLMGPVDSKFSALLFSIVCAGVGAAVYGFLSLRLGLAQKLLGERLTRITSKLGIK; this is encoded by the coding sequence ATGTCCAATTTAATGAAAGGTACTGCGATATTAACAATGGGGATGTTTTTATCGAAGGTCCTCGGATTAATTTATATTTTTCCGTTTTATGCAATTGTGGGTGAGAAGAACATCGCACTTTATCAATATGCATATATCCCTTATTCTATCATGTTGGCAATAGCCATTTCAGGTGCGCCAATCGCGGTTTCTAAGTTCGTTTCCAAGTATAATGCAATGGGAGATTATCAATCAGGTCGCAAGCTAATGAAATCGGGCATCCTCATTATGATGGTGACAGGCTTCGCGGCATTTATTGCACTCTTTCTTCTTGCAACGCCAATAGCAGGGCTGGTCATTAAGAGTGAGGAACAGGTCTTTACAGTCGAACAAATTGCTTCAGTCATACGTTGGGTCAGCTTTGCTTTAATTGTAGTCCCATTTATGAGTCTATGGCGTGGCTTTTTCCAAGGCTATGACAAAATGGAGCCTACTGCAGTTTCACAATTAGTAGAACAAATTGTGCGAATTGTTGTGTTACTGGGTGGTTCCTTCCTAGTAGTCATTGTGTTCAAAGGTAAACCAGAGACAGCGATTTCCTTTGCTGTATTTGCTGCCTTTATTGGAGCAATTGGTGGATTAGGTGTTTTGTATTATTACTGGAAAAAGTATCAGCCAGAATTCAATCTACTACGTAGTCAAAGTGTAACGTCCACACAGCTGCCTATGTCTAATATTTACAAAGAGGTCATTACCTACTCCATACCAATGGTGTTTGTTGGGGTAGCCAATCCTTTATTCCAATTAGTCGACATGCTCACGTTTAATGGAGCGATGACATCGATTGGTTTAGCTGAGGTGACTGATACGTATTTATCAATGATCAACTTTATGACACATAAGGTTGTAATCATTCCCGTTATGCTAGCAACAGGGTTTTCCATGGCGCTTGTCCCGACCATTACTAAGTATTACACTCAGGGCGAGTATTTATCACTACGTCATGCAATGGATAAAACCTATCAAATTTTAATTTTTATTACATTGCCAGCAGTGGTAGGGATTTCTCTATTAGCAAATGAAATTTACTTTATGCTTTATTCGGAAAGTGAAATGGGTGCAACCATTTTAGCTCATTATGCACCGGTTGCCATTTTATTTGCTTTATTCCAAGTAACTGCTGCCTTGTTACAAGGGATCGATTTTCAAAAGTGGATTGTTTTCAGCTTATTATCAGGGATTTTCGTCAAGCTTGCATTAAATATCCCATTAATCCGCTGGCTGGAGGCAGATGGTGCTATTGTAGCAACGGCTATTGGTTATAGCGTATCAATTATTATCAATATCCTTGTGTTACGAAAAACATTAAATTATCGATCAGAAATGGTTGTTCGTCGTGTTATGTTAATTGCTTTATTAACAATGGCAATGGCCATTAGCGTATTGATTGTGCATAAATTATTGGAATTATTAATGGGGCCAGTTGATAGTAAATTCTCAGCATTACTATTTTCTATTGTTTGTGCCGGAGTCGGTGCAGCTGTCTATGGCTTTTTATCACTCCGTTTAGGTTTAGCACAAAAGCTATTGGGTGAACGATTGACTCGTATTACGAGTAAACTGGGTATAAAATAG
- a CDS encoding L-lactate MFS transporter gives MNKNRWLIALSAIAIHLSIGGAYAYSVYKLPIVTEMGWSETKVTVAFTIMMGLAGFSAALFGSLVEKMGPRKSAMVAAVLFGAGQAGAGVAISMDSVVMYWLTYGVLSGLGMGIGYIAPVSTLVKWFPDRRGLATGMAVLGFGSGALITAPVAANLMEAVGISTTYFILGASYFTLMILGASYIAPPKPGYMPANMKAAADNGKEVVKKDLAVMSAREAVKTKHFWMLWSMHLVNVTAGIMMISVASPMAQEIVGLSVAGAAAMVGIMGLFNGGGRLIWAAVSDYIGRSNVFVIFFIAQLITFIVLPHTTNVIIFQALIFLVVSCYGGGFSNLPAFASDLFGTKQLGVIHGYLLTTWSLGGIFGPLLVSTIKNAYGSYIPVFYVFAGLIAASLIISITLRADVRKRTALKAAQDVGDVSATQ, from the coding sequence ATGAATAAAAATAGATGGTTAATTGCATTATCTGCAATCGCTATTCACCTTTCCATCGGTGGAGCCTATGCATACAGTGTATACAAGCTACCGATTGTCACGGAAATGGGATGGAGTGAAACAAAGGTAACGGTTGCCTTTACTATTATGATGGGGCTTGCTGGTTTTTCAGCAGCATTATTTGGTAGCTTAGTAGAAAAAATGGGGCCACGTAAATCGGCAATGGTAGCAGCTGTCTTATTTGGAGCAGGACAAGCTGGTGCTGGTGTAGCGATTTCAATGGATTCTGTTGTGATGTATTGGTTAACTTATGGTGTACTTAGTGGATTAGGTATGGGGATTGGTTACATTGCACCTGTATCAACACTTGTAAAATGGTTCCCAGATCGCCGTGGCCTTGCAACAGGTATGGCCGTACTTGGATTTGGTTCTGGGGCACTAATTACAGCACCGGTTGCAGCCAACTTAATGGAGGCAGTCGGTATTTCTACAACATACTTTATTTTAGGGGCAAGTTATTTCACGTTAATGATTTTAGGGGCTTCATATATAGCGCCGCCTAAGCCTGGTTATATGCCAGCTAATATGAAGGCAGCTGCCGATAATGGCAAAGAAGTTGTTAAAAAAGATTTAGCAGTTATGTCAGCACGTGAAGCTGTCAAAACAAAGCATTTCTGGATGTTATGGTCAATGCACTTAGTCAATGTAACAGCGGGAATTATGATGATATCTGTAGCTTCGCCTATGGCACAGGAAATTGTCGGTTTATCTGTTGCAGGTGCTGCAGCAATGGTAGGAATCATGGGGTTATTTAATGGTGGTGGCCGTTTAATTTGGGCTGCTGTATCGGATTATATCGGTCGTTCAAACGTATTCGTTATTTTCTTTATAGCGCAATTAATTACATTTATCGTTTTACCACATACAACGAACGTGATAATTTTCCAAGCACTTATCTTCTTAGTGGTTAGTTGCTACGGTGGTGGATTCTCAAATTTACCTGCGTTTGCAAGTGATTTATTTGGTACAAAACAATTAGGTGTTATCCATGGCTATTTATTAACAACTTGGTCATTGGGTGGTATTTTTGGACCGTTGTTAGTAAGTACAATTAAAAACGCTTATGGAAGCTATATTCCAGTATTCTATGTATTCGCTGGATTAATTGCTGCTTCGTTAATTATTTCAATAACACTACGTGCAGATGTACGTAAACGAACAGCTTTAAAAGCAGCACAAGATGTTGGAGACGTCTCTGCAACACAATAA
- a CDS encoding amidohydrolase, giving the protein MKHWLTNVLLETGEYIKENDTVGTKVELFNLEITDGFISQIVPATQAVGSPNEVTDMKGKLLLPAFKEMHNHLDKTYLSLPWKACVPVKNLKERLEREAQELSILATTGKQRAAAMIEKIVQNGANHIRTHVNIDPYIGLKNLEGVLAALEDYKDVVTSEVIAFPQHGLLRDDVPKLLREALRNGATMIGGLDPAGIDNSIEPSLYEVMDIAQEFNVDVDIHLHDGGHVGYYTIDKWIDIVEDAKYQGRTAISHAFSLGDVSLLEQHKIAERLAQQQVKIMSTVPFDLRRLIPPIDLLTEHGVDVHFGCDGFYDSWSPYGSGDILEKATTFADISRKLDERSIRQTLKYITNGVTPLDANGQKVWPNVKDEASFVFFDAVSSAEVIARKPSNRVVMSKGKFIN; this is encoded by the coding sequence ATGAAGCATTGGCTTACAAATGTTCTACTTGAAACAGGAGAATATATAAAAGAAAATGATACAGTTGGTACGAAAGTGGAGCTTTTTAATCTTGAAATTACAGATGGGTTTATTTCACAAATTGTACCAGCAACGCAGGCAGTCGGTTCTCCAAATGAAGTAACAGATATGAAAGGGAAGCTTTTATTACCTGCCTTTAAGGAAATGCACAATCACTTAGATAAAACATACTTATCTTTACCTTGGAAAGCATGTGTACCAGTTAAGAATTTAAAGGAACGACTTGAGCGTGAAGCACAAGAGTTATCCATTCTTGCTACAACAGGTAAACAACGCGCGGCTGCAATGATTGAAAAAATCGTTCAAAATGGCGCCAATCATATTCGTACACATGTTAATATCGATCCGTACATTGGCTTGAAAAATTTAGAGGGCGTACTAGCGGCATTGGAGGATTATAAAGATGTTGTGACATCAGAAGTTATTGCCTTTCCACAGCACGGCTTATTAAGAGATGATGTCCCTAAACTATTGCGTGAAGCCTTACGTAATGGGGCGACAATGATTGGTGGTCTTGATCCAGCAGGGATTGATAATTCAATAGAACCTTCGTTATATGAAGTGATGGATATCGCACAGGAATTTAATGTAGATGTTGATATTCACCTTCATGACGGTGGTCATGTTGGCTATTATACAATCGATAAATGGATCGATATCGTTGAAGATGCAAAATATCAAGGTAGAACGGCGATTAGTCATGCCTTTTCACTTGGTGATGTATCTTTACTGGAGCAGCACAAAATTGCTGAACGATTAGCACAACAACAAGTGAAAATTATGTCAACCGTGCCATTCGATTTAAGACGCTTAATCCCACCGATTGATTTACTGACAGAGCATGGAGTTGATGTCCACTTTGGCTGTGATGGATTTTATGATTCTTGGAGTCCGTATGGCTCAGGAGATATTTTAGAAAAAGCAACGACGTTTGCAGATATTTCTCGTAAACTGGATGAACGCTCTATTCGACAAACGTTAAAATATATTACAAATGGTGTGACACCATTGGATGCAAATGGCCAGAAGGTTTGGCCGAATGTGAAGGACGAAGCAAGTTTTGTATTCTTTGACGCAGTATCAAGTGCTGAAGTTATTGCACGCAAACCATCTAATCGAGTGGTTATGTCGAAAGGAAAATTTATCAACTAG
- a CDS encoding DMT family transporter encodes MKQLTIYMILFSCVFFWASNFIIGSILIDHWAPITVAIFRLIVIVLFLGCISWKTINRTAFTRNDLVLLVIAGILGVSINHYSFYASLQHTSPITAALILACAPIATSLLNKMIYHESRNGIFWLGAIISFVGVGLIITKGALISISIGKGEVLSLITMLSFALFLIIVNHLSLKISAQLITFYTNLIGLLVLVPFSFTILPQTNWHVETPYWLLLILSAIVIHGISNLMWNQKMKEIGSTNASLLLNFEPAIAMLLSAVFLKQFPTSIQLYGSLLILIGIILCIYYKEIKILQFLKRRTNE; translated from the coding sequence ATGAAACAACTCACCATCTATATGATTTTATTTAGCTGTGTATTTTTTTGGGCCAGTAACTTTATAATTGGCTCTATTTTAATTGACCATTGGGCTCCTATAACAGTCGCCATTTTTAGATTGATTGTCATTGTTCTGTTTTTAGGATGTATTAGTTGGAAAACAATTAACCGAACAGCATTTACACGCAATGATCTAGTATTATTGGTCATTGCAGGCATACTAGGTGTCTCCATTAATCACTATAGCTTTTATGCCAGTCTTCAGCACACCTCTCCTATCACCGCGGCTTTAATCTTAGCCTGTGCACCGATTGCCACATCATTACTAAATAAAATGATTTATCATGAATCGCGGAACGGCATTTTTTGGCTAGGTGCAATCATTTCTTTTGTAGGGGTTGGCCTCATAATTACAAAAGGAGCACTTATCTCGATTTCAATCGGTAAGGGTGAGGTGCTAAGTTTAATTACAATGCTAAGCTTTGCCTTGTTTCTAATTATTGTGAACCACCTTAGTCTAAAAATCTCTGCACAGTTGATTACCTTTTATACAAATTTAATTGGACTACTGGTGCTTGTACCCTTTTCCTTTACCATTTTACCGCAGACTAATTGGCATGTTGAAACTCCATATTGGTTGCTGTTAATTTTATCAGCGATTGTTATTCATGGGATTAGTAATTTAATGTGGAATCAAAAAATGAAGGAGATAGGGTCAACGAATGCTTCGCTTTTATTGAATTTTGAACCAGCGATAGCTATGTTATTAAGTGCTGTATTCTTAAAACAATTTCCCACTAGCATTCAACTGTATGGATCCTTATTAATATTAATTGGAATTATATTATGTATTTACTATAAGGAAATAAAAATATTGCAGTTTTTAAAAAGAAGAACAAATGAATAG
- a CDS encoding pseudouridine synthase produces the protein MRLDKLLANMGYGSRKEVKQLLKQKAVTVDGAYVKDAALHVDPEQQNVSVFGERVVYTEFVYFMMNKPPGVISATEDLRDETVIDLLEPLHQHFQPFPVGRLDKDTEGLLLLTNDGILAHNLLSPKKHVPKVYYAQIDGVVTEEDAEKFAHGVELDDGYITKPGKLVILKSAQQSEIELTIQEGKFHQVKRMFETVGKRVTYLKRLSMGNLKLDDNLALGEYRELTSEELESLQNNH, from the coding sequence ATGCGTTTAGATAAATTACTAGCAAATATGGGGTACGGTTCACGTAAGGAAGTGAAGCAGCTATTAAAGCAAAAAGCTGTCACAGTGGATGGTGCTTATGTGAAAGATGCAGCATTACACGTAGACCCTGAACAGCAGAATGTGTCGGTGTTTGGAGAACGCGTCGTGTACACAGAGTTTGTCTATTTTATGATGAATAAACCACCTGGTGTTATTTCTGCCACAGAAGATTTAAGAGATGAAACAGTTATTGATTTATTAGAACCATTACACCAGCATTTTCAGCCATTCCCAGTAGGCCGTTTAGATAAAGATACGGAGGGTTTGCTGTTATTAACAAATGATGGTATCTTAGCTCATAACTTATTGTCTCCGAAAAAACACGTACCAAAAGTTTATTACGCACAGATTGATGGCGTAGTGACGGAAGAGGATGCAGAGAAGTTTGCTCATGGAGTGGAATTAGATGATGGCTATATAACAAAGCCAGGAAAGCTTGTAATCTTAAAATCTGCGCAGCAATCAGAAATTGAGCTAACGATACAGGAAGGCAAATTTCATCAAGTAAAGCGAATGTTCGAGACGGTAGGTAAACGAGTAACGTACTTAAAGCGTTTATCCATGGGGAATCTAAAATTAGATGATAACCTAGCGTTAGGTGAATATCGCGAGTTGACATCAGAAGAGCTTGAGAGCTTACAAAACAATCATTAA
- a CDS encoding BaiN/RdsA family NAD(P)/FAD-dependent oxidoreductase — translation MYDVIVIGGGPSGLMAAIAAGERKKKVLLLEKGAKLGKKLAISGGGRCNVTNRLPVEEIVKHIPGNGRFLYSPFTVYNNEDIITFFEGLGVALKEEDHGRMFPVSNRAQDVVDALIRQLQHLHVEVRLHTAVSKLVMDEEKILGVRLADGSEVRSQAVVVAVGGKAVPQTGSTGDGYPWAERAGHTITTLFPTEVPVISKEDFIQARELQGLALRDVAVSVLNKKGKVLVTHQMDMLFTHFGLSGPAVLRCSQFVVKELMKTGYEPVTMRIQTLVDYNEETCLQYLNRLIKEDPKKAVKNVWKGIAPERWLLFLCERANIDVQLTGAELSQDKIRQLARLLVNFTLTVNGTQSLDKAFVTGGGVSVKEIEPKTMASKKKEGLFFCGEILDIHGYTGGYNITSALVTGRIAGMNAAL, via the coding sequence ATGTATGATGTAATCGTGATCGGTGGTGGCCCATCTGGTTTAATGGCGGCAATTGCTGCTGGAGAGCGTAAAAAGAAAGTTTTATTGTTAGAAAAAGGAGCGAAACTTGGCAAAAAATTAGCCATTTCTGGCGGTGGACGCTGTAATGTTACAAATCGTTTGCCTGTCGAAGAAATCGTAAAGCATATACCTGGTAATGGTCGTTTTCTCTATAGCCCGTTTACCGTTTATAATAATGAAGATATTATTACATTTTTTGAAGGGCTTGGTGTGGCACTGAAGGAAGAGGATCATGGCAGAATGTTCCCTGTGTCAAATCGTGCACAAGATGTTGTCGATGCGTTGATTAGGCAGCTTCAACATCTCCATGTCGAGGTTCGTTTACACACAGCCGTTAGTAAGCTTGTTATGGATGAGGAAAAAATTCTTGGTGTACGTCTTGCTGATGGCTCAGAAGTTCGTAGCCAAGCAGTCGTTGTGGCTGTTGGTGGTAAGGCTGTCCCACAAACAGGTTCAACAGGAGACGGCTATCCATGGGCAGAACGGGCTGGCCATACAATTACAACATTATTTCCAACTGAAGTCCCCGTTATTTCAAAAGAGGATTTTATACAAGCGCGTGAGCTTCAGGGGCTAGCATTACGTGATGTGGCTGTATCTGTGTTAAACAAAAAGGGTAAGGTGCTCGTTACACATCAAATGGATATGCTCTTCACCCATTTTGGCTTAAGTGGTCCTGCTGTTTTACGCTGTAGTCAATTTGTTGTCAAAGAATTAATGAAAACAGGCTATGAGCCAGTGACCATGCGTATACAAACACTAGTTGATTATAATGAGGAAACATGTTTGCAATATTTAAATAGGCTAATCAAGGAAGATCCAAAAAAGGCAGTGAAAAATGTTTGGAAGGGCATTGCCCCTGAACGTTGGCTATTATTTTTATGTGAACGAGCAAATATCGATGTCCAATTGACAGGTGCCGAATTATCCCAAGATAAAATCCGTCAGCTAGCACGTTTACTAGTGAACTTCACATTGACAGTGAACGGCACACAGTCACTTGATAAAGCCTTTGTTACAGGCGGTGGTGTCTCCGTAAAAGAAATCGAGCCGAAAACAATGGCTTCTAAGAAAAAAGAAGGATTGTTCTTCTGTGGGGAAATTCTTGATATTCATGGCTATACAGGAGGCTATAATATCACCTCCGCCCTCGTAACAGGACGTATTGCAGGAATGAATGCGGCTTTATAA
- the asnB gene encoding asparagine synthase (glutamine-hydrolyzing), whose product MCGFIGYINGTNVIDHHQTIENMMNTIIHRGPDSGGIHSDDKVTLGFRRLSIIDLSDVANQPLYSEDGNIVLVFNGEIFNFQELRADLIEKGHTFKTQSDSEVIIYGYVEYGVDFVKKLRGMFAFCIWDKKNDLQFIARDGFGIKPLYYSEHTTDGTFIFGSEIKSFLPHPSFIKELNKQALRPYLTFQYSSMDETFFKGVFKLPPAHYMLIQNGQKQIVQYWDKKFHAKEAPIEKYIEDIRSTVKESVEAHKISDVKVGSFLSGGIDSSYITSLLRPDKSFSVGFADYEDMFNETNLAKDLSDTLNIQNERRYITADECFEALPKIQWHMDEPQSNPSSVPLYFLSELASKDVTVVLSGEGADEIFGGYAWYQNSGRMQKYEKLPLGLRKTLRGMAEALPKNQYTNFLIKGAQTVEERFIGEAVVWDEVDAINVLKPAYKNAPSVKSITKRIYDEVPGDDDVTKMQYLDLNLWMPGDILLKADKMSMAHSIELRVPFLDKEVMELAKDIPSRYRVNDIDTKYVLRQAAHQELPEEWAKRPKLGFPVPIRHWLREEKYYNMVKEMFTTDFANEFFDTKQLVGYLDEHYEGKANRGRYIWTAYVFLVWYKKFFVDMV is encoded by the coding sequence ATGTGCGGATTTATAGGGTATATTAATGGAACAAATGTGATTGATCATCATCAAACAATAGAAAATATGATGAATACAATTATTCACCGCGGACCGGATAGCGGCGGTATTCATAGTGACGATAAAGTAACGTTAGGTTTCCGTCGATTAAGTATTATTGACTTATCAGACGTAGCGAATCAACCATTATATAGTGAAGACGGCAATATCGTGCTTGTATTTAATGGAGAGATTTTTAACTTCCAAGAGCTGCGTGCAGATTTAATTGAAAAAGGTCATACTTTTAAAACACAATCAGATAGTGAAGTTATTATTTATGGTTATGTAGAATATGGCGTAGATTTTGTGAAAAAATTACGTGGGATGTTTGCCTTCTGTATTTGGGATAAAAAGAATGATTTACAATTTATCGCTCGTGATGGCTTTGGTATTAAACCATTGTACTACTCTGAGCATACAACAGATGGTACATTTATTTTCGGTTCTGAAATTAAATCGTTTTTACCACATCCTTCTTTTATAAAAGAATTAAATAAACAGGCATTACGCCCGTATTTAACATTCCAGTATTCATCTATGGATGAAACATTCTTTAAAGGTGTCTTTAAATTACCACCAGCACACTATATGCTGATTCAAAATGGTCAAAAGCAAATCGTTCAATATTGGGATAAAAAATTCCATGCAAAAGAAGCACCGATAGAAAAATATATTGAAGATATTCGTTCCACTGTGAAAGAGTCTGTAGAGGCTCATAAAATTAGTGATGTAAAGGTTGGTTCATTCCTGTCAGGTGGTATTGACTCTAGTTATATAACGTCTTTATTACGCCCAGATAAATCCTTCTCAGTTGGATTTGCTGACTATGAAGATATGTTCAATGAAACAAACCTTGCAAAAGATTTATCAGATACGTTAAATATTCAAAATGAACGTAGATACATTACGGCAGATGAGTGCTTTGAAGCACTTCCTAAAATTCAATGGCATATGGACGAGCCACAATCTAATCCATCTTCAGTACCACTTTACTTCCTTTCGGAGCTTGCTTCAAAAGATGTAACAGTTGTCCTATCAGGTGAAGGCGCTGATGAAATTTTTGGTGGCTATGCTTGGTATCAAAATTCAGGAAGAATGCAAAAATACGAAAAACTACCATTAGGTCTTCGTAAAACATTACGCGGAATGGCAGAAGCTTTACCGAAAAATCAATATACGAACTTCCTTATTAAAGGTGCCCAAACAGTAGAAGAACGTTTTATTGGGGAAGCAGTAGTTTGGGATGAAGTAGATGCCATCAATGTTCTAAAGCCTGCTTATAAAAATGCCCCATCTGTCAAATCGATTACAAAACGTATTTATGATGAAGTCCCTGGTGATGACGATGTGACAAAAATGCAGTACCTAGATCTAAACCTTTGGATGCCAGGTGACATATTATTAAAGGCAGATAAAATGAGTATGGCACATTCGATCGAATTACGTGTACCATTTTTAGATAAGGAAGTTATGGAATTAGCGAAAGATATTCCATCTAGATACCGTGTCAATGATATTGATACAAAGTATGTGTTACGTCAAGCTGCACATCAAGAGTTACCAGAAGAATGGGCAAAACGTCCAAAACTTGGATTCCCAGTGCCAATTCGTCACTGGTTACGTGAAGAAAAGTATTACAACATGGTAAAAGAAATGTTTACAACTGACTTTGCGAATGAATTCTTTGATACAAAACAATTAGTAGGCTATTTAGATGAGCACTATGAAGGAAAAGCAAATCGTGGTCGCTATATTTGGACAGCTTATGTATTCCTAGTATGGTACAAAAAGTTCTTCGTGGACATGGTATAA
- a CDS encoding amidohydrolase family protein: MSKLLLKNVRLEEAYERENEHIVATRTGIYDVLIEDGHVQQVDKNIVVAGDVEIVDAQKQLLVPSFREMHIHIDKTYFGGEWQAPRPITKGILTRIEEERTLLPKQLPTAAYRAEEMVKWLISQGHTYIRSHCNVDPQIGTKHIEITKQVLEKYQDQITYDIVAFPQHGLLRSNVEGLIREAMAMGATLVGGVDPSIVDRNIEKSLQTTMGIAQDYHAGIDIHIHTANTLGEFEFYKLIELTKQAKKEGQVTISHAMALADLEQSRLENLVQAMAAVQIDVTTTVPTDLNRSTIPIPYLYNNGVKVSVGHDSLTDHWSPYGTGNTIMKLNVMAERFRFIDEYSLSRAWKYASDGITPLNDAGERVWPQVGDKANMLLVDGVSTAHVIARRCPITTVISQGKIIHLQDVGELKGEFR, translated from the coding sequence ATGAGTAAACTATTGCTGAAAAATGTGAGATTAGAAGAAGCATATGAGCGCGAAAATGAACACATTGTTGCAACTCGTACAGGTATTTATGATGTCCTAATCGAAGATGGGCATGTTCAACAAGTTGATAAGAATATAGTGGTTGCTGGAGATGTAGAAATAGTGGATGCTCAAAAGCAACTGCTAGTTCCTTCATTCAGAGAAATGCATATTCATATCGATAAAACGTACTTCGGTGGAGAATGGCAGGCGCCAAGGCCCATTACTAAAGGGATATTAACTCGTATTGAAGAAGAAAGAACGCTGTTACCAAAGCAGTTACCAACAGCTGCTTATCGAGCAGAGGAAATGGTGAAGTGGCTCATTTCACAAGGACATACCTATATTCGTTCACATTGTAATGTTGACCCACAAATAGGAACTAAGCATATCGAAATTACAAAACAGGTTTTAGAAAAATATCAAGATCAAATTACCTATGATATTGTGGCCTTTCCACAGCACGGCTTACTACGCTCCAATGTGGAAGGACTGATCCGTGAAGCAATGGCAATGGGCGCAACGCTTGTTGGGGGTGTTGATCCATCTATTGTAGACCGTAATATTGAAAAATCCCTACAAACTACGATGGGTATTGCCCAAGACTATCATGCAGGAATCGATATTCATATTCATACAGCTAATACATTAGGTGAATTTGAATTTTATAAATTGATAGAACTAACGAAACAGGCGAAAAAAGAAGGTCAAGTAACAATTAGCCATGCGATGGCACTTGCCGATTTAGAACAGTCACGATTAGAAAATTTAGTTCAAGCAATGGCTGCTGTACAAATAGACGTCACAACTACTGTCCCAACAGACTTGAATCGTTCGACCATACCAATTCCGTATCTTTATAACAATGGAGTAAAGGTTTCTGTAGGACATGATAGTTTAACGGATCATTGGTCACCATACGGTACAGGCAATACGATTATGAAATTAAATGTAATGGCGGAGAGATTCCGTTTTATAGATGAATATTCATTAAGTCGTGCATGGAAGTACGCTTCTGATGGGATTACACCATTGAATGACGCTGGAGAGCGCGTTTGGCCACAAGTTGGTGATAAAGCTAATATGTTGTTAGTAGATGGTGTTAGCACTGCTCATGTTATTGCGAGAAGATGCCCAATTACTACTGTTATTTCACAAGGCAAAATAATTCACTTACAGGATGTAGGAGAGTTGAAAGGAGAATTTAGATGA